One Cricetulus griseus strain 17A/GY chromosome 5, alternate assembly CriGri-PICRH-1.0, whole genome shotgun sequence genomic window carries:
- the LOC100769980 gene encoding olfactory receptor 1078 has protein sequence MEPRNNTRLLEFVLLGFSQDPDLQPVICGLFLSMYLITVAGNLLIILAIISDANLHTPMYFFLSNLSFVDICFTSTTVPKMLVNIQTKRKTIRYADCITQMYFFLVFVELDNFLLAVMAYDRYVAICHPLHYTSIMNRRLCGFLVLVSWIVSVLHALLQSMMVLQLSFCTDLEIPHFFCELNQVAQLTCSDTFLNDVVMYFALVLLATVPLSGILYSYSKIVSSIRAISTAQGKYKAFSTCASHLSVVSLFYCTGLGVYLSSAVSHSSQASATASVMYTVVTPMLNPFIYSLRNKDVKRALKRLLVGIL, from the coding sequence ATGGAGCCACGGAACAATACACGCCTTTTAGAATTTGTCCTATTGGGATTTTCACAGGACCCAGACCTGCAACCTGTTATATGTGGACTTTTCCTCTCCATGTACTTGATCACTGTAGCTGGAAACTTGCTCATTATTCTGGCCATCATCTCAGATGCCAATctgcacacacccatgtacttctttctCTCTAACTTGTCATTTGTGGACATTTGTTTTACTTCCACTACTGTCCCAAAGATGCTCGTGAATATTCAGACAAAGAGAAAAACCATTCGTTATGCAGATTGCATCACCCAGATGtacttttttctggtttttgtagAATTGGATAACTTCCTTCTGGCTGtaatggcctatgaccgctatgtggccatctgtcaTCCCCTGCATTATACTAGTATCATGAACCGCAGGCTTTGTGGATTTCTGGTTCTGGTGTCTTGGATTGTGAGTGTCCTGCATGCCTTGTTACAAAGTATGATGGTATTGCAGCTGTCCTTCTGCACAGACTTGGAAATCCCACACTTCTTCTGTGAATTGAATCAGGTGGCCCAGCTCACCTGTTCTGATACCTTTCTTAATGATGTGGTCATGTATTTTGCTCTTGTCCTATTGGCTACTGTTCCTCTCTCTGGCATCCTTTACTCTTACTCCAAGATAGTGTCCTCCATACGTGCAATATCCACGGCTCAGGGGAAGTACAAAGCATTTTCTACCTGTGCATCTCATCTCTCTGTTGTCTCCTTATTTTACTGCACAGGCCTAGGAGTGTACCTCAGTTCTGCTGTGAGCCACAGCTCACAAGCAAGTGCAACAGCCTCTGTGATGTATACAGTGGTCACCCCCATGCTAAATCCCTTCATTTACAGTCTGAGGAACAAAGATGTAAAAAGAGCCCTGAAGAGGCTCTTAGTGGGGATACTATGA